The window AGTCTTTCACattattgtggaggaattttggcccaTTACAACTTTGCATCAGTTCATTAAGGTTTGACTGCATTCATTTAAGCACAGCTCTTTTAGGATCCTACCCTAGATTGGATTAAAGTCTGAACTGTAAATGGGCCACTGCAATACCTCAAATCTTtccttttcagccattctgttgctGATGTGCGATCATTGTCCTATTGCATGGCCCAGTTTCATGCAAACTTTTAGCtttcacacagatggcctcatatttgactctagaatactttagGATACAGAAGAGTTAATGGTttactcaatgactgcaaggtgcccaggtcctgttgCTGCAAAACAAGGCCAAATCATCACCATTGTCTTTACAGTCGGTATGGGGTGATGTTGCTGGCATTCTTTGTTTGGTTTTATTCAAATAAGCTACTGTGCATTATGGctatctccactttggtcttgtctgtccaaaggGCATTGTTTAGAAGACTTGTGGTTTGCTTAGaggcaactttgcaaacctaagccatacTGCCATATTCCTATGAGACCGAAGAGACTTTCTCCTGACATCCCTTTCATATAAGTCATCCTTGTTCAGTCCTAACATTTTGCATGTTACCTCAAACTTGTAGATGTAGCCCTTTTGCAATTTCTTtgagcattgcacagtctgaTATGGGTGAATTGCTGGAATGCCCACTAATTGGCAGCTgacttgaatgttttccacttagCAACAATCATTCTTATGTAGAATGACAGACTTTAAATTATTTGGAAATGGCTTCATAACTAtttccagattgatgggcagtaACAATTGCATCTCTGAGATCATTgttgatgtctttcctccttggcattgcattaccacacacctaaatgctccagATTAGCAAACTGACAAAACTTCAGTGTTTCTAGAGGTAAttacacttgctgatgatcatttaatcaagtgcatttggtTAGCaacacctggctgctacttaccctcttagATACTATGAACGTGGTAAggatgtacttaatttttcaaacacattttttttaggcttAGTTAAGTAAATATTACCACTGTGCAATATGTAATTTTGTCATTTGTTGtggttcatctgaggttgtatttacttaattttaagacctacaaaaaaaaacatttttatgtcctGATAAGCAAAACCATATATACTGAACAATAGCGTTAATAAATTGAATGTATAGTGAAGGATCTCTCAGCTCAAAATTTACAGCTAGCAAAGGCATAAATATTAGTATAGTAAcattttgatggaaaaaaatactatattgaCAGTGAAGGTCAAATGCACAGCCCTCATCTAGAGAAGAACTTTTTTCAACTCACACGTGCATAAAAGCAAggctaataaaaaagcaaatcagaGCAATGAgatcccaaaaataaaaaacatctttcttaggatttcattttcaaaaagtgaGGGAGGTGTTTATACCAAGTGGAGATTAGACCTTTGATTGAGTAGGGAAAAATCAGCACTGGGAACCGGGCTTTCCATTGCAGAGTGCGGTAAGTCCAACACTTAAAGTTTGCTGGCAGTAGAAGAGACAAAAATAAGCTCACTGCAAACTTAATTAGTTTGAAACACTCCCTCACTGCCCAGTTAAGGTGGatctatcaccacattttaaacaatatttaaaaagccTCTTATATAAAAGACCAgtgtattgtttttagttttttttttacttttttaggagGTCCTCTCCCCTTACGTTTTTACTGCTACGGCAGGTCTCCTCAGTTCCTGGGCTACTTGcatcatatatcccaggaggcttttggctgctccttctgcgtatgtcTGAGATTCGGCATGCATTATCaggtaatgtaaaaaattattttgtaatgtaaaaaaaagttctgctgatgtgaaaaagaacccagaagaaaaaagatAGTAGCCCTGGACAGAACGATAAGCACTGTAAAGAAGAGAAAAGCTGAGACAGAACAGGACATGCTGGGCTCGGTTTGTGGATGGAGAGATGAAGGATGAAGGGCTTTTCACAGGTAacggttattgtttttttttgctgaatattcAACTTAAGCAGGCAGGATGGAGGTCACTGATTCTGTTGTATTGCTTTACTGCATTCATGAAAAGTGAAATCATCAAACTTGTTGCTTATCTGCCGTCTGGCCAAAGTCTCTAGAAGACTGACTAAACAAAACCTTTTGGGGGGTATCATATctcacatataaatatttttatttatttttgctgtttgtccggaatttatattttacaggctAAATAATTTGCTTGTTGCCTGCGGTGATTCGCAATATTTGTCAACCCCTCTTTCACTTGGAGCTATATTCATTTCTGGTGCACAGTCTACGTTTGAAGGCCACCCTGATCTCTTTGTTCCGCAGGCTGTATATAACAGGGTTCAGGAATGGGGTAAGTACAGAATAAATGACTGCCAACACACGATCATAATACAAAGAGTAACTCTTGGTAAGTCgcacatacataaacacaatacaagtaaaaaatagCAACACTACAGTCAGGTGGGACACACAGGTGGAGAAAGCCTTAACACGTCCAACCGATGtccttatttttaaaattgtaaaaatgatcCGCATATAGGAAATCATTATGAAGAGGAACGTCACCAGGATAATAAAACTGTTAATTATAAAATCAGCCAAGACGTTGATGGAAGTGTCTGTACAAGCTAAACTAAGCAATGGTGGAAAGTCACAGAAGATATGTTGAATTTCATTGCTCCCACAAAAAGGAAGCTTAGATATTAGAATGACTTCAGTGATTGGACATAAAAATCCAAGAGCAAAACAGAACACTACTAATTTTAATGTCAGCTCGGAAGTCATAACAGAAGAATAGTGCAACGGTTGGCAAATTGCTAAGTATCTATCATAAGCCATGGTGGTAAGTAGATAGCACTCGCTGGCTCCAAGAGCATGGAAGAAATACGTTTGTAAGAGACAACCCATAAAAGATATGCTTTTTCTTGGCACTAGAAGATTGACCAACATCTTTGGGATGGTGACTGCAGTGTACCATATCTCCAGGAAGGACAGTAtgctgatataaaaatacataggaGTATGGAGCTTTGAGTCAAGCCGTATAACTGACAATATAATTACATTGCTAGCAATAGTAAGAAGGTAGATGATGAGAAGACACACAAAGAGGAACGGACCATATCTGTGCAAAGTTGGAAACCCAACAAGGATGAACTCCGAGACACTACTTTTATTCCAATCTTCCATCTGCAATAGGAAAAACTTCATAGAAAAGTTGTTATATTTCAGAAGGTGAAAGATTTCATTAGTTACttgaaataaatgtgaaatctaaacctttttttctagctTTGCATATTGCAGAGAAGGATTAGAACCTCTGCCAATTTTTCCTGCTGTCTTTGACATGCATTAAATAGATTCGCCTTCTGCATATGTTCTGGAGGCCATCATCACTGAGAcaaaaagtgataggaaatccagAATTTTACAGGGCAGAAGAAAACCTTCCAATGGATGCACCTGTTGCAATGACTTACTGCATTTTGTAGTGATTATCATTAACTTGTTGTGGTTCTGGGACAGGGAATGAAAGGAACAACAGGACACAGACAGCGTGGTTGTTTAAACTCATACCTTTCCTATTTAAAActcaaaatacaaattttgactATGCCTACACTTGTATATTTAAACCAAGTCAATGACATATCAGATCAGTTTTAACATATTGATGTCTGTAGCACTTGTAAACTGAACTTGTCTGCAAAAAGTCACAGGAGATTAGCAACATGGCAGTGCAACAAAGGATCTAAATAAGTATTTGATATTAAAAATGGCTATGGCTATATTAACATAAGctatcattttgtaaaaaatctTTAATGACAACACAGAGCTGTTACtgattttcttattttactttcCACCTTCATGTAAAGCATCACCATTAGACATCGCAAAAACACAAATTGATTGCACAGTGTGAGAACACTGACATAATACAATTAACCAGTGGTATCCATTGTCAGCAGCTTGGACTTTAAATTGTGATGTTTCAGTTGTTGATGCAAGAACCCATaataacatgtaatataaatgCATTCTGCTATCTTTTATCTGTTACAGAGACATACAAATGATTTGTTGACTGTTACATATGTAGAGTTTTCCAACAAAgttaaaagcagcaaaaattgtTGATTTTCTGGCTAGGGACCCAAGATCAACCTGTACATAATAATTTATGGCAAAACTATACAGAGCAGACAAATGTTTTACCTCCCTGTCAAGTCTCTAAAAGTGTTTGGAAATTTGTTATGTAATGGGGAATAAATGGATAGCAAAGCATTCTATTGGCCATAagtgtgttaaataaaaaaaatgattaaccaTAGCAGTGGCtctcaaccagggctctgtggaaccccaaggtcattattaattattatttgggCAGAATGTTGATCAAAAAGTCACTGAGCAAGGAATTTATCTGTGCAGTTTGTTTTAGGAGGTTTTTGAGTTTCCTAAATACGATTTAATAATTGATTGATCATTGAATACTTGTAATCATATATTCTCACAGatcactattttattttgtgatgtgTTATTGAAACTTTGCTGCTGTTAAGTGGTGATAAATAACTCATGTGCTAATGTTTGTGAATTGACTTTTCAAGCTAACCATACcctaatttattgaaaacatgaaattgaacaaaaatcagatcatatatacaattgtacatttttaatatgacGTTTGGTAAAATGtcaattgaaaaataatttgtaaatctgtttttgttatctaattaccattatattaataataaaaccttttgtCATTATCCATTTGATGTTATGGTGTAAACAATTGTAACACCAgtcaaacaaatagaaaatacattggACAATAGTAGTTGATCgcctaatttgttttaaattgatcATGATTAAGATCATATTGTCAACTGAAAATACCACTAGGAGAAAAATGTATCACATTATATAGATCACACTGACAGAACAAGCTAGGTTTCACATGTAAGGTTTCATAGTGAATTAAAGTTGGATGAAAGAAGATTGACAATGATATATTAGCACTAGTAACAGTAGAATAACACATATAGAACAGGCTAAATAATGTGTTATGCTCCTTTGTTAACTCAATTGCAAGTGATATGAGACAAGTTTGGTGTGGTATCAGGGCAAAAGCTTTGTAAATGGAGCTCTAtgtcatttatctttattaaaagtCTTTGGAAAAAGAACATAACTACTACATATTTACCATTGTACACACCTAGCATATTACCTAAAGCTTTGTCTATGTAAACCTGACAGTGATTCTCCTTTATTTGCTCCCTTTAGGTCTGGTACATTtgttgaaatacattttgttttattatatttgttagataagtaaaaataattgtttttgctatctgtctgtctgtgggTTACGGAACACTTATACCCCTTTGTTACAATAGGGAGAGGCGGTATTCTGAAGTACTGTCCTTGGTGTTCCTCCATAGATACATTACAGTAGGTGATCTTTGTAACCCTAGGACAAAATGTGTGTTACTAGAAGGATCTGTGGGTAGAAATACCAATCAAATTTATGGAGCGATAATCTGCATTACATTATGGCTGTCGATCTCCTTCTGACAACACAATTTGCTTGGTTGTCTTTGCCTTCCTGAGACAACAATACAAATCTGGGTTATTTACCTAAAGAAGTTTTGGGTGTTCACtttgcaatggatatttcacctagcttagtgaatgtgtaaaaattcactttactcagaatacccaataatgtgcaaggagatataaaaacatgtttttttgcacaaaatgagATAGATTGAGTAAGGAGACAGTTACATCATTCAATGTCAATGTGTTCCAGGGTCTTTAAATACATTCTTCTTTAGGGTTACAATTAAGAAAAAGATTCCTAAATCCAAAATTATTTATTCTCAGTTCTTTTTGGCACTCCACCATTACTTCAATCTTTGGACTTAGGCAAGGTTCCTCAGCATAGGATTGGACACAGCACAGCATTGGAGCATTGGTCAGAGTGCACAGTTGACAACTTTGTCTGCTCCTAGGAGGTTGTACTACACTATCTGGTTTATCTCAAGGTCTATTGCAACTTCTCCCCATGTACATATCAAAAAAGTAAGATTTCCTGTAGGAAAATTCTCATATTTAATTGTGGGTGCTTTTCAAAACCTACCAAGCCTCGTCCTCCTATTTCTTGGTTGCAAAGATTGGCTCAGTAGACACTACTGTGTACATTAAGTATAGAACCAACTCTTGGAGCACTCACTTTAAAGGCTTCAAAGAGCAATATCAACACAATTCAGATAGAGCCTAAACAGGTTGAATGCCAATTATCAGTTTTACAGAAAATTGGGAAAATTGGAGCTACAACAAGGCCATCCATCATACCCTTAATTTATgttagtataaaatatatacatataataggcAGGTTAGTGTATACATACCATAAGTGgggtaataaacattaaatacatacTATAACAGTAAAAGCTCCACAAAATGTTGATACAAGAAATATTTGAGGGACTACAGCTGTAAATATttccctgttgaagaaaattggcgcatgatttttatgttttttttttggctctggaTTATCTGTGGGATGCaggtttatttgtatttatttttttttggttgaacttgatagaaaatgtatttgtattagcTAACTATGTAACCTTGTATTAGATCTAACACTTTCCTAAGTACTAATTAAGCCATAGGTGCTGATGTTAACATTaagaaaaaacacagttttaatataacatagaaaatatatataaaaatttgtgccaaatgaaacaaaaaaaatagaagacgAGTTAGATACATTGCTTCAAAACCCttgatcatttacaaaaaaattttttacaaaatgaaccTAATTTTGTGTTGTCTTTTTCTAATTTGTCAGCATacgattaaatttctttttaccttctgttggaagtgaccaaaacaCCTTCCTACCTGGAAAAACACTCACCTCTAATTATTAAAAAAGCCCAAAAGAAGTAGATTTGTATGTCCTAAAGGCTTCCCGGAATATGGGATTTCATTCTAGACATAGGCTCATTAGAGCATACCTGGATTTTATATAGCCCATAGAAATCTTTTAGGAATTGTTCTAACATTATTCCTATGGGAAAAGGTAAAATCCCCAGCTAATTGTGatgtgtatacaaaataaaaataaacataaaaaatagtctCCTCAGCAAACAATTTTGACTTCAGGTTCTAAACACAAGATTCTCAAATTCAACCATTGttacagattaaaaaatacactgtattaacatttttcaaaaatgatttgAGGTTTACATACTAACTGTTTTCTGGCGCCAACTCAGCATATTGTTGCATTATAATTACCGTATAAGCATATATGCTGCATTTCTGCAGAACTATAATGAAATGGTAGTGGTTGTTACTTGTTGCTAAACACAAAGTAAAGAAACCTATTTCTCCAAACAGTGTGAAAATGGGTTAACATAGGTCCATGAAGTTGAGCCACTTGAAATAAGCATCCTAGAAATATACCTAAAGCTAGAAATCTACTAGCTAGAAACCTTTAAGCACAGTTGGTCCAGAAGGAGGCAGAAAAACCCTTATAGGCATGGTTCAGTTTActttaacagataaaaaaatggcCCTTTCAATTTTTAACTTTTGAGAAAGAAACATTAGCCATTTTTTAATATGACTGGCATTACTTAACCTAGTAAAGTAACAAACTTTcctaatatatatacaggtagtccccaagttaaggacatcccacataaggacgactcctagatacaaatggggcttccctgctcactcatgtgcaggatagaggcttgatgggggggaggggcggtttgcatgacttgcagaagaaatcttttgctaaacacagctctttctgcagcctcttgtaactttaatgaccaaaacaaactctgcagttgttctttttgcatatcaaagcacagctagctaccaaagttaatgaatgtctaggctccataaagttttttattattttttttataatttaccaaGAAAGTAGGCAATATTCACTGAATTTATTGAGATCAGTgggaaaagaaatacatttgatgATTTGGGTCTTTACACATTTCATAAGGTAATTCCCCAGGCACACAGGGGGacacatttcttttacatttttttttactttttaattaaaaaaatatttagggtatTTAAGGTGTATTAAGGTATTGCATGATAGATGATGCTCTAATTTCATCCATCCAATaatgcaagcaaaaatc of the Pyxicephalus adspersus chromosome 11, UCB_Pads_2.0, whole genome shotgun sequence genome contains:
- the LOC140340987 gene encoding olfactory receptor 6N2-like translates to MKFFLLQMEDWNKSSVSEFILVGFPTLHRYGPFLFVCLLIIYLLTIASNVIILSVIRLDSKLHTPMYFYISILSFLEIWYTAVTIPKMLVNLLVPRKSISFMGCLLQTYFFHALGASECYLLTTMAYDRYLAICQPLHYSSVMTSELTLKLVVFCFALGFLCPITEVILISKLPFCGSNEIQHIFCDFPPLLSLACTDTSINVLADFIINSFIILVTFLFIMISYMRIIFTILKIRTSVGRVKAFSTCVSHLTVVLLFFTCIVFMYVRLTKSYSLYYDRVLAVIYSVLTPFLNPVIYSLRNKEIRVAFKRRLCTRNEYSSK